CGAGAATTCGCCGGTAATGCTCAGCATACAGTACAAGTGTCTCCTAGCAATCCATCCTATCCACCTACGCGTCCTCATCGGCCTCTACCTTCTCAATGCGAACAACAGACTGTGGATCCTACAGCGCCCAGGTGTGCTTCACAGTCTGGATTGAACAAACACGACACATCTGTGGATCAAGTCGATCCTAGCAGACCATTAGGCGGTGCGGAGGAGAATCCAGCCATATCTCTAGAGATGCTGCAGATGATGTGGCTCGCCGACGAAGATCTTCCATGCATGTGAATTCAACCTCTTCACTCAGACCTGAGTCACCAAATCCGTGAGTCTGCCCTTGATCACGGCGCATTGTCAACCCCAATGCTGTCCGGTACTGGATGTGGCAAAGCAGCTGGGGCATGGGATCAAACATAGGGAGCCGTGATTAAGCTATTATCATCCCACCCCTCTAATGGCCCGGCTATTGTGATGGTGCCACATGGCTGCATAATTTCATATTATTCTCGTCACTATCCTAGTGTTATACTACAGGAGCAACCGAGAAATATCCATCTAAGATATATGAATATCATGTTGTAGGTGTGCTTTCCAGATTTCCAGTCTTCTCTGTgcaccattttctttctatctacGGGTAACACTTGGTTTGAAAGCATTTATTTTGGCCATCAAGTTACCGAGTGCTAACCTATCCACTCTTGCTATAGTGGTTGCGACAGCATGAGGCTTCGGATGGGGGCTAATTGTCCATGCCGTGATGACCATGCCCCCTTCCTTGAATTCGCTGCCTCAACGTAAAGCGGATAGAGAAGAGTCGCTTCCGACAGGCCCCGTTGCATGGAGTGGCTTCGAAGACATCCGAGATGCAGTGTTCCCCTGATGCGAATGTTTATGTCGATGTCTAGAAGGCGTTTATATGTTGACCCTAACGTTCAAAATAACAGCTGACCTATTTGCTCAGTCCAACACCAAGCCTCCCTTTGTGTCCTACATCAGCTATAACGTCCTACCGTTTATTTTTCTTCAGTGGTTCGTAGGATTACATCACTTGTCCTACGGCATGGGAGCTATATACATGGGAAGAGTACTCGCTATAGACAACGTCTCTCTCTTGGTAACGATCAATGATACCTGGTTAAAGAACGATAGTAAAGCAAAACGACAATGAAACAACATCAGACACATTCACGATTCCGATTTACCTAGCAAGGGAAACAAATTGAAAACGAATCAACAAAGCAGAACAAACCATATCCACTAACGCCTCAATTTCAAGCCCGTCATCATTCTTCAACAACAGTATTCCTGAACACCCTACACAACAACGATATCCAAGCCAGCCGGTTGTATACGATAGAAAGATAATCCTGAATCAACAAGCTGGTCAGCAGGGCCTCAACAGCCACGAACAAGCAATCGGGTGCACATACTACCCAATGTTGTGGCATTCAAAATGCTTTCAGCCACCCGGTTGCAGGTGGGACGTATGGGCAATCGGAGCCGGCTTTTGTATGGGGTCCTGATGCGGAACCCATTGCACAATGGGCGGGGGCTGGAACCCATTCTCGAgttgcctttctttctccttccgGCTTCGGTGCCttttgatgaggaggaacgCGACGACCGAGATGACCAGCAGGAGAACGATGGGAATGAGGATCGCTTTGAGCAAGACCTTCAGGACACCCATAATGATGGAGGAAATACAATAGAAGGTGAGCAGCTTATGGTGGGAAAAGGTAACTCGATGTTTTCAGGTGGTTGGAAGTCAGAAACCTGTGAACGAAAACTCATCTACGACTTTATATTTTGAACAGCCCTGGTGGACGGTTGAGAATTTCCACGCTCTGGACGGTATGGCCGCGCGCGAGGGGGTATTGATTGGAAGACTGCTCTGGCAGGTAAATGTGTCGATAATCGACGGCGCTTAGTATCAGTGTTGGATTGGGTCACACATTGGGTTCCTGCACGCGATATCCCGTTCCCTGACCGGAAGCACCAATGGGGACTCGTCATGTCACACTCGGATTGAACGCTGTCGAGACATGCGATAGGCAGCCACTATATTTCTCCTATCTGGCGCAGCGAGTCAACCTGCGCATCCAGTACCAGCAGCTCCATTCGACGGGAGGTGCCCGCGAGAGACACACCACATACCGTTAGGTCACTGTGTGTTGATCCGGAGTAACAAGAATCGGAGTATCTCACTGATGACACTGTCGAGATGGGGGTGTGATGTGCCATGCAGAAGCTTCATTCTAGGCTCGGCGTTGGATACTTGGGGGACGGCTCTGATTGGCCGATAATCAGCCCTATGGCGGTTGGACAGTGGAGACGATACCCTTAATCGTCTACTAGGCAGCCATGAAAACGAGGGAAGACTGAGATGGATGGAGAGTGGAAGCCATGATTGAAAATAGCACCGTGAAGTGCCGAATGCCATTTTTGTCAGCAAGACAAGATCATGTCCAATTGAGACCCGGAGTGAGCATTGTTGTCCAACTCAGAGTGAGGTTGAAGTCATCGAACAAGGTGGATGTGCACTGTGGCTTCCTCGGGTGTGGCAGTGCCGACCGCCCTGTAAGGCACAGCCACCCCACCCTTGGCATCCTTTGTTTGGGTCACGACCGTATCAACCATTATAAATAACTGGACGTCGACTTCCTCTGGCAAGGGACAAAGACCTTACTATCATTTTCGACTGACTCTCTGCCTTTGCGTCAGTGTTAGATCGTCATTAGTAGTATTTTCCACCTTTACTGCCTCCCTCCTTTCGCCATGACGATGCGAGAATATGCTGGTGGGGACCAGCAAAACCCCACCGGCTATGGCTATGGGGGAAACAACAACTACTATCCTCCCCAGCCGAACCGACAAGGCAACCCATCTCCCCAGTCCTATAACCACCCGAACCCCAGCGGCTACAATCCGTACCCTCCATCTGGTTCAAACCCTTCCGAGACAAATTACAACTACAATTCTGGGAATCAGTACTACCCCACGCAGACTGAATATCCTCAGCCGCAGCCATGGGGTGGACCCTCCCCTCCGCCCGGGAACTACTACCAGCAGCCGGAGAACCGATCATATCATAACCCTCCATATGGGGGACAGCCACCATATCCCCATTCTGAATCCCCGCGGCCCAACCAGACGGACGCCTACCCTCCTAAACCCTatcctcctccctccccGCAACAGGGCGGTTACGGCCAATACCCGCCGGCGCCACCACCATATTCCCCTCAGCCCACCGGTAGCACCGATACCCCGAATGCTGAAACGGAAGAGAAGGACAGAGGATTCCTCGGTGCGGTCGCGGGCGGGGCAGCTGGTGCCTACGGTGGTCATAAAGTCAATCACGGCTTCCTAGGCGCCATCGGTGGAGCGATCACCGGCTCTGTCGCGCAGGACGCGATGAAGAAacataaaaaagagaaggaagaggaggaaaagaaaaagcaatggGCCGCCCAACAAGCCGCTCAGCAAGCAGCCCTGCAACACGCTCAGCAACAGGCTCAACAACATGCTCCCCCTCCTATGTTCTCCCCACCCCCACAGCATGGACCTCCCAGGCCTGATCCCACCCCACTGCGTGGGAACTTCTCTGCATCATCTCGCGACATCCGCTTGGAGAGGGGTCATGAGCTCGTCGCCCACTGTGGCGCGATCTCGGGCCAGATGCGTCCATCTTCGATTCCGCTCAATAACGTACTGTCTAACCAGTATGGCAAGTTTGTGTGGGCGAGGAATGGGAACTTTGCCGCGTCGGCGCGGAATATTCGGCTGATCGAAGGGGGCAAGGTGCTGGAGGCCGAACTCGCGAACGGCCGCGGGGGATGGGATCGAGCCTGGATGAGGTTGGATGAGCGGATCTCCAA
The sequence above is a segment of the Aspergillus flavus chromosome 4, complete sequence genome. Coding sequences within it:
- a CDS encoding putative glutamine-serine-proline rich protein (unnamed protein product), coding for MTMREYAGGDQQNPTGYGYGGNNNYYPPQPNRQGNPSPQSYNHPNPSGYNPYPPSGSNPSETNYNYNSGNQYYPTQTEYPQPQPWGGPSPPPGNYYQQPENRSYHNPPYGGQPPYPHSESPRPNQTDAYPPKPYPPPSPQQGGYGQYPPAPPPYSPQPTGSTDTPNAETEEKDRGFLGAVAGGAAGAYGGHKVNHGFLGAIGGAITGSVAQDAMKKHKKEKEEEEKKKQWAAQQAAQQAALQHAQQQAQQHAPPPMFSPPPQHGPPRPDPTPLRGNFSASSRDIRLERGHELVAHCGAISGQMRPSSIPLNNVLSNQYGKFVWARNGNFAASARNIRLIEGGKVLEAELANGRGGWDRAWMRLDERISNQDGNLVFLD